One Sporichthya brevicatena DNA window includes the following coding sequences:
- a CDS encoding metalloregulator ArsR/SmtB family transcription factor: MEAFDVLGDPVRRRILELLAGGERTAGDVVAVISAEFGLTQPAVSRQLRILRESGFAVVRPDGTRRLYALQDAGLRDVEAWLARLRAEWEQRLDALGTELARGRRQRRTTLEETS; encoded by the coding sequence GTGGAGGCGTTCGACGTACTCGGGGACCCGGTGCGGCGACGGATCCTGGAGCTGCTCGCGGGTGGGGAGCGGACGGCCGGGGACGTCGTCGCGGTGATCTCCGCGGAGTTCGGGCTGACGCAGCCGGCGGTGTCCCGGCAGCTGCGGATCCTGCGCGAGAGCGGGTTCGCGGTCGTCCGTCCCGACGGGACGCGGCGGCTGTACGCGCTGCAGGACGCCGGGCTGCGCGACGTCGAGGCCTGGCTCGCGCGGCTGCGGGCCGAGTGGGAGCAGCGCCTGGACGCCCTCGGCACCGAGCTGGCCCGCGGCCGGCGTCAACGTCGCACGACCCTGGAGGAGACATCGTGA